From one Methanobrevibacter woesei genomic stretch:
- a CDS encoding nuclease, which yields MFEEENDNKIYNLIVSNGYDKNNEYRQFIEKIYSKTDFLWKESISPSYSTVNPEFFHKIDVIILLAGLYQENKDKFDDLLNASEKHNIPIVLVRPYGVEEVPENLEKRATVIVGWNANCIVDSIKNAIHEHSSSCEI from the coding sequence ATGTTTGAAGAAGAAAATGATAATAAAATTTATAATCTCATTGTAAGTAATGGATATGATAAAAACAATGAATATAGACAGTTTATTGAAAAAATATATTCAAAAACAGATTTCTTATGGAAAGAATCTATTTCTCCTTCATATTCAACCGTAAATCCAGAATTCTTCCATAAAATAGATGTTATAATATTATTAGCAGGTCTTTATCAAGAAAATAAAGATAAATTTGATGATCTTTTAAATGCCAGTGAAAAACATAACATACCAATAGTCTTAGTTAGACCATATGGTGTTGAAGAAGTTCCAGAAAATTTAGAAAAAAGAGCTACAGTCATTGTTGGCTGGAATGCAAATTGTATTGTTGATTCAATTAAAAATGCAATCCATGAACATAGCTCTTCT